One Williamsia phyllosphaerae genomic window, GCCTCAACAAGTGGGAAACCTTCCTGACGCGTGAGCTCCCCAACTTCATGGCGAACCGCTACAACAGCTCGCGCACCAACAACGCGATCGCCGGTCTGTCGATGAGCGGCACCTCTGCGCTCAACCTGGCGACCCGCCACCCGGGCATGTTCCGTGGCGTCGCGTCCTACAGCGGCTACCCGCTGACCACCGAGCCGGGCTTCGCGCAGGGCATCCAGGTCGCGATCAGCCAGGTCGGCGGCAACGCCGACAACATGTGGGGCGTCTGGCCGGGCGGCCGGTGGCTGGAGAACGACCCCGCGCTGCGGGCCGCGGCTCTGCGTGGCAAGCGCGTCTACATCTCGGCGGGTACCGGTGGATCGAACATCGACCCGGTGACCAACCCGACCAAGTTCGCGCAGGTGGTCCCGCTCGAGGTCGCGTCCGGCATCGCCAGTCGCCAGTACCTCGGGACTTTGCAGATGAACGGTGTCCGAGTGGTCTCGCGCATCACTAACGAGGGCACGCACGACTGGAACTTCTGGCAGGCGCGTCTGCACGAGTCGTGGTTCTCGACTCTCGGGCCGTCGCTCGGAGCCTGACCCACCCGGTTTCACCGACACCGCGGATCGTTCGCCCCAGGGCGATCGGTCCGCGGTGTCGTTTCCGATGGAGGCGATGACAGCCCGATGAGCAGCACCGGCGCCGACCACACCCTGGCCCGACGTCTCGGCACGGTCGATGCCGTGGTCATCGGTCTCGGGTCGATGATCGGCGCGGGGGTCTTCGCGTCGTTCGCCCCGGCTGCCGCCGTCGCGGGGTCGGGCCTGCTGATCGGTCTGGCGATCGCTGCGCTCGTCGCCTTCTGCAACGCGACGTCGTCGGCACAGTTGGCAGCTCAGTACCCGCAGTCCGGTGGCACGTACGTGTACGGCCGTGAACGACTGGGCGACTGGTGGGGATTCGTCGCCGGATGGTCGTTCGTCGTCGGCAAGACGGCCAGTTGCGCGGCCATGGCGCTCACGTTCGGTGTCTACGCACTGCCGGACGGATGGGCCCGACCGGGCGCGGTGGCAGCGGTGGTCGTGCTGACCGCGGTCAACTACTTCGGCGTGACACGGACCGCCGGCGTCACCAAGGTCATCGTGACGGTCGTGGTGCTGGTGCTCGCCGGGGTGGTTGTCGCGGGAATCGTCGGCGGCGACCCACAGACATCGAATCTGATCGACGACGTCGTGGGGCACGGGTGGTACGGGATCGTTCAGTCCGCCGGGCTGTTGTTCTTCGCGTTCGCCGGCTACGCGCGGATCGCGACGTTGGGTGAAGAGGTGCATGACCCGGCGCGGTCGATCCCGCGGGCGATCGTGCTCGCCCTGGCCATCGCGCTGGCCGTGTACGTCGTCATCGCCGCTATCTCCCTCGCCGTACTCGGACCGGATCGCCTGGCCGGATCGGTTGCGCCGTTGGTCGATGTCGCCACGTCGGGCGGTAGCGGATGGATGGACCCGATCGTGCGAATCGGGGCCGCGGCGGCCACACTCGGCGCGCTGCTCGGTCTCATCGCAGGCGTGGGCCGGACGACCCTGGCGATGGCTCGTACCGGCGACCTCCCGCGTCCGCTGGCGGCCGTACATCCCCGCCACCGGGTTCCGCACCGAGCCGAGATCGCCGTGGCGACGGTGGTGTCCGTCCTCGTGCTCACCCTCGATCTGCGCGACGCCATCGGTTTCTCGTCGTTCGGGGTGCTGGTCTACTACCTCGTCGCGAACGTGGCTGCCCTCACCCAGCAACGAGAGCATCGGCGCTATCCCCGTGGACTCGCGGTGGTGGGGGCGGTCGGTTGCGTGGTTCTCGTCGTCGCACTACCGGGATCGGCGATCGCCGTCGGACTGCTCGTGGTGATCGTCGGAGTGGCCTACCGGCTCATCGGCCGACGTGGAGGGGAAACGCCGTGAGATGGTGACCTGATGGCGCGTGAGCCTCGGGTCGTCACCTCCACCACCGTCCGACTCGGCATGCTCATGGCCGCGGTCGGGGGTTTCCTCGACGTGTACACGTTCGTCAATCGGGGCGGGGTGTTCGCCAATGCCCAGACCGGCAATCTGATCTTCCTCGGCATCAAGGCCTCGCAGGGGCGTTGGTGCGATGCCGCAGCGCACGTCCCGCCCGTGATCGCGTTCGTCGCCGGCGTGATGACGGCGCAGTACCTCACCACCACCGCAGCCCGGACCTGGCTGAGGTATCCGGTGCGCAGCGTGTTGGTCGTCGAGTTCGTCCTGCTCCTGGCGGTGGGGTTCATCCCCAGCTCCGAGCGATTGAACTACGGCGACGAGCTGTCCACGGTGGTGATCGCCTACGCGGCCGCGATACAGATCGCGGTGTTCAAGACGCTGGTCGACGTCGCCTACTCGACCACCATGACGACCGGCAACCTCAAGAGCATGTCGATGGCGTTGTACGACTGGGTTTTCGGGCACGATCCCGTGGCTCGGCCGCATGCGGTGAACCTGGCCGCCATCATCGGGTCGTTCCTCACCGGCGCAGTGGTCTGCGCGGTGTCGTCGCCGACGTTGGGCGTCCACACGGTGTGGTTGGCCCTGCCGCTGTTGGCTTTCGCACTGGCCCTGTTCTCCTACGACGAGTGGTCGGTGCGTCGGCGACGCTGAACCTCAGTGCGCGGCTTCGGCCGTTGACACGATGTTGTGTGCCATCCGCGAGAAGATCACCTTGTGGAACGGCAGCTGGCCGTACCAGTAGGCGAGACCGGCCAGGCCGCGGGCGTAGAAGATGGTCTTCTGCTCCAGTCGCGCGCCGGAACCCTCGGGGACGACTCGTAATTCGAGCCATGCGACGCCGGGCATCTTGGTCTCCGCGCGCAGGCGGAGCACGGAACCGTCCTCGACGTCGACGACGCGCCACCAGTCCAGTGCCTCGCCCTCGGCGGCGGTGTCGCCGGACTTGCCGCGTCGCAAGCCGGGTCCGCCGACCACGCCGTCGACCGCGGCCCGCGCCGACCACACGAGAGGTGTTGAATACCAGCCGTTGTCGCCACCGATGGTCGAGACGACCTTCCACAACGCCTCCGGCGAGGCGCCGGTGTTCACCGACCTGGTGTCGGTGAAGACGTCCTCGCCCGCCCACGACGGATCCGTCGGGAGTGGTTCTGCGGCAGGCACGGACGCGTCGGCGTTGGACCAGGTGTTGTCGGTGTCGGCGCGATGCTTGCGGTCCAGAGCGGCGTCGAGCGCCTGCCGATAGGTCAACAGTCCGCCCTCGGGGCGGGGGATGAGATCGTCGATGTCGTGCTCGTGCATGACGGCGTCGTGTTCGAGGGACTCGATGAGTGGGCGTGCCAGTCCGCTGGGCACCGGTGTCACCAGGCGAACCCACCGGCTGGCGATCGACGGGGTGAGGTACGGCAGCACGACCATCCGCCGGCGCCGCAGCCCGGCCGCCTCGGCGTAGATCTGCATCATGTCGCCGTACTCGAAGACCTCGGTGCCGCCGATGTCGTAGGTGCGGCTCTCGGTGATGGGGACGGTGGCCGCCTCGGCCAGGTAGTACAGCGCATCGCGAACAGCGATCGGCTGGATCTTGTTGTGCACCCAGCGCGGCGTGGTCATGATCGGGAGGCGGTCGGTGAGGTGCCGGATCAACTCGAACGAGGCCGATCCGGTGCCGATCACGACGCCCGCCTGCAGCACGATGGTGTCGACGCCGGACGCGATGAAGATCTCGCCCACCTCGACGCGCGACGTCAGATGGTCCGACAGTTCCTTCTCGAGCGGGTGCAGACCGCTCAGGTAGACGATGCGGGACACGCCCGCGGCCTTCGCGGCCTCGGCGAGGTTGGTGGCCGTGCGGCGCTCCTCGGCCATGAAGTCGTCGGAACCGCCCATGGAGTGCACGAGGTGATAGACGACGTCGGCGCCCGCGAACGCGCGATCGAGGGACGCGCGATCGGAGAGGTCACCCTTGACCACGGTGTTCTCGTCGGCCCACGGCGCGTCGGCGAGTTTCGACGGCGTGCGGACCAGGGCGCGCACGGTGTGGCCCCGATCGATGAGGCGCGGCGCGAGGCGGCCTCCGATGTATCCGGTGGCGCCGGTGACCACGCAGGTCGTCTTCGTCATCAATCACTCCGTTGCTGCTCTCGGCGCCGGGAACTGCCGGTGCCGGTATGTGATCAACCCTACGGAAGGGCGGCCACGGCGACGGTGCCGCCGTTGTCCTCGTCGGTGATCGTGCGGGCGTCGAACCCACGCCGCACCATCGCCGCACACAAGGCGCCGGCCTGGCGGGTGGATGTCTCGATCAGCAGATGCCCGCCCGGTCCGAGCCAGTCCGGTGCGCCGACCACGATCCGCCGGGCGATGTCGAGGCCGTCGGGACCGCCGTCGAGCGTGGTCCGCGGCTCGTACTGTCGGGCCTCACGCGGCATCGTCGCGATGGCGTCGGTGGGGACGTAGGGCGCATTCGCCGCGATCACGCCGACTCGCCCGCGGAGGGTGTCGGGGAGGGCGTCGAACAGGTCGCCGGTGCACACCTGCGCATCGGACAGGTTGCGACGGGCGCAGTCCGTGGCGATCGGATCGATGTCGCAGGCGACGATCTGCGCGGTCGGTACCCGACTGGCCACCGTCGCCGCGACCGCGCCTGCCCCGCAACACATCTCGATGAGCACGGCGTCGCCGCTCACGAGTCGGGCGGCCTGCGCCGCGAGCAGCTGCGTTCGGGAGCGGGGCACGAAGACGCCGTCGGCAACCTGTATTCGCAGGTCTCCGAACGCAACCCAGCCGACGATGTATTCCAGTGGACGGCCGGCGACGCGGTCGGACACCATCGCCGCCAACTCCGCAGGACCGTCCGCGGCATCGATCAGGAGTGCGGCCTCGTCCTCGGCGAAAACACATCCCGCCGATCGCAGGGAGGCGACGATGTCGTCAGGCGTCACTGGCCGTCGGTGGTTCCCTTGCTCCCGCCGACCGCGTGGTCGCGCTTGTCGGTGCTCTTCTCGGAGGCCTCGTAGGCGGCTTCCTCGTCCGAGATCTCCTCGGTTTCGCCCACGGGCTTCTCGTTCTGGTGCGGAAAGGTCATGGTGACCCTCGCTCTCGTCGGTGATGGTGTTCGCTGCTTCACCGTTGCACGGCAGACTCCCACCGTACGTCGGACGGCCAGATCTGTAGCAGTTCGTGTCGTCAGGCGAGCGGAACTGCTACGGATCGTCGGTGGCTGCCTCGTCCTGCGCCACCGCGAGGGTGGGCGCGAAACGTCGGAACCAGATCTCTCGGACCGCGATGGCGGCGAGGACGAAGAGAAAGGCCACCTCGGGGTCGAGTCGGACGCTCGACCGCGCGCCCGGCGTCGCGTACCAGAGGATGGCCAGGACGAGGAACGGGATCGCGATGGTGACGAGCTTCCGAGGTTGCCGACGCATCAGTATCGCCTCACCCAGGGCGGCGAAGACGAGGACCGCGGCGCAGGCGAACGAGATCTGCGAGAACGTGGGGAAGCTGGTCGACCGCTTCTCCAGGACACTGGCGGTGCCGATGCGGGTGTCGAAAACCGGCGTGCCGGCTGTCTGCGTGATTACCCCGGAATCCGAGGCGACGAACGACTCGGCACCGCTCGGCAGACGGATCAGTGAGGTGGCCGCGGCACTTCCGTCGTCGGCGACCAGCCAGGTGAGCCCACCCGCGAACAACGTCGCGACAATCAGCAACCAGAAGGCCGCGTGGCCGGTGACCCTGCAGATCCGAAACGCCCGATGGTCTGTCACCCCGAGAAGTATGCACGGCTCACGACTGTTGCGAATCGGTACTGATTTTCCCGCTGAGGGGACGTTGCGGCTGTTGCGGCTACGCCGGTGCGCGGAACTTGTCGACGACGGACCGGTGGTAGGACTCGAGCTCGTCGGGCCCGGTCAGGGGCCGCGAGGTGTCGGTGATCGTGTACCACTCGCCGGCGTCCTCGTAGCGGACGCGGGCGACGCCGAGGTTGTCATCGCCGCAGGCACACGCGATCTCGACCGAACCGGTGATGACACCGACCTCGTCGGTCATCACCCCGCCCGGCGCGGCGGTCACGATCGTCGACAGTTCGGCCATCTCTAGCATCCGTTCAGTAGTGAGGTGAGTGCTGACTTCTCACTCGACTGCAGCGAGAGACCCCACGCGTGCTTGGAGCCGATCCACATCCGAGCGTAGGTGCAGTGATACGAGCTGACCGGCGGCAGCCAGGTCGACGGATCCTGGTCGCCCTTGGAGCGGTTCGAGCTCGCCGACACGGCGATGAGCTGCGAGTTCGTCAGATCGTTGGCGAACGCCTGGCGGCGCGCGGTGGTCCACGACGCGGCGCCGGACCGCCAGGCCTCGGCGAGCGGGACGATGTGGTCGACGTCGACACCCGAGGAGGTGGCGACGGTGACACCGTCATACGGCGAACGCCACGACCCCGCCGTCGGCTGACAATCGCTGCCCACGGTCACACCCGACCCGTCGCGTTTGAGCACGGTCTCGCGGGTGTCGCAGGTGCCCGACTGGGCGATCCAGTGCGGGAACTGCTCGCGTGAGTAGCCGCTCATCGAACCCTCGGTGGCGACCGGGAGCCCGGCCAGTTCCGACTTCGCGGTCGCGACCGACGGGATGGCCGGTGGTGTGGCACCGGCAACCGAGGTCGTCAAGCCGAGCCCGGCTGCGACGCAGCCGATCACGACGGACACGGTGGCCGCCGATCGAATGGTGAAGCGATGGAACATGTCTGCGCCCTTGGTTCGACCCCCGTCGACCCC contains:
- a CDS encoding HNH endonuclease family protein codes for the protein MFHRFTIRSAATVSVVIGCVAAGLGLTTSVAGATPPAIPSVATAKSELAGLPVATEGSMSGYSREQFPHWIAQSGTCDTRETVLKRDGSGVTVGSDCQPTAGSWRSPYDGVTVATSSGVDVDHIVPLAEAWRSGAASWTTARRQAFANDLTNSQLIAVSASSNRSKGDQDPSTWLPPVSSYHCTYARMWIGSKHAWGLSLQSSEKSALTSLLNGC
- a CDS encoding APC family permease; the protein is MSSTGADHTLARRLGTVDAVVIGLGSMIGAGVFASFAPAAAVAGSGLLIGLAIAALVAFCNATSSAQLAAQYPQSGGTYVYGRERLGDWWGFVAGWSFVVGKTASCAAMALTFGVYALPDGWARPGAVAAVVVLTAVNYFGVTRTAGVTKVIVTVVVLVLAGVVVAGIVGGDPQTSNLIDDVVGHGWYGIVQSAGLLFFAFAGYARIATLGEEVHDPARSIPRAIVLALAIALAVYVVIAAISLAVLGPDRLAGSVAPLVDVATSGGSGWMDPIVRIGAAAATLGALLGLIAGVGRTTLAMARTGDLPRPLAAVHPRHRVPHRAEIAVATVVSVLVLTLDLRDAIGFSSFGVLVYYLVANVAALTQQREHRRYPRGLAVVGAVGCVVLVVALPGSAIAVGLLVVIVGVAYRLIGRRGGETP
- a CDS encoding alpha/beta hydrolase, encoding MSIHRLRTRLLAGVCAVVATTGLATVVTAGPAEARVATTQVYSPAMKRNIPVEILGAQRRGAPTLYLLDGLRAPNNDNGWLINTDVRRFFANKNVNVVMPFGGAGSFYTDWDRRDPVLGLNKWETFLTRELPNFMANRYNSSRTNNAIAGLSMSGTSALNLATRHPGMFRGVASYSGYPLTTEPGFAQGIQVAISQVGGNADNMWGVWPGGRWLENDPALRAAALRGKRVYISAGTGGSNIDPVTNPTKFAQVVPLEVASGIASRQYLGTLQMNGVRVVSRITNEGTHDWNFWQARLHESWFSTLGPSLGA
- a CDS encoding SDR family oxidoreductase gives rise to the protein MTKTTCVVTGATGYIGGRLAPRLIDRGHTVRALVRTPSKLADAPWADENTVVKGDLSDRASLDRAFAGADVVYHLVHSMGGSDDFMAEERRTATNLAEAAKAAGVSRIVYLSGLHPLEKELSDHLTSRVEVGEIFIASGVDTIVLQAGVVIGTGSASFELIRHLTDRLPIMTTPRWVHNKIQPIAVRDALYYLAEAATVPITESRTYDIGGTEVFEYGDMMQIYAEAAGLRRRRMVVLPYLTPSIASRWVRLVTPVPSGLARPLIESLEHDAVMHEHDIDDLIPRPEGGLLTYRQALDAALDRKHRADTDNTWSNADASVPAAEPLPTDPSWAGEDVFTDTRSVNTGASPEALWKVVSTIGGDNGWYSTPLVWSARAAVDGVVGGPGLRRGKSGDTAAEGEALDWWRVVDVEDGSVLRLRAETKMPGVAWLELRVVPEGSGARLEQKTIFYARGLAGLAYWYGQLPFHKVIFSRMAHNIVSTAEAAH
- a CDS encoding YoaK family protein, whose translation is MAREPRVVTSTTVRLGMLMAAVGGFLDVYTFVNRGGVFANAQTGNLIFLGIKASQGRWCDAAAHVPPVIAFVAGVMTAQYLTTTAARTWLRYPVRSVLVVEFVLLLAVGFIPSSERLNYGDELSTVVIAYAAAIQIAVFKTLVDVAYSTTMTTGNLKSMSMALYDWVFGHDPVARPHAVNLAAIIGSFLTGAVVCAVSSPTLGVHTVWLALPLLAFALALFSYDEWSVRRRR
- a CDS encoding putative protein N(5)-glutamine methyltransferase — its product is MTPDDIVASLRSAGCVFAEDEAALLIDAADGPAELAAMVSDRVAGRPLEYIVGWVAFGDLRIQVADGVFVPRSRTQLLAAQAARLVSGDAVLIEMCCGAGAVAATVASRVPTAQIVACDIDPIATDCARRNLSDAQVCTGDLFDALPDTLRGRVGVIAANAPYVPTDAIATMPREARQYEPRTTLDGGPDGLDIARRIVVGAPDWLGPGGHLLIETSTRQAGALCAAMVRRGFDARTITDEDNGGTVAVAALP